One Mycolicibacterium goodii genomic region harbors:
- a CDS encoding pyridoxamine 5'-phosphate oxidase family protein: MTKEAREQFLAGVHVGVIAIERTDRAPFAVAIWYAYEPGGEVSIFTTEDNLKVKLIRAAGRFSITAQQEQPPYKFVTVEGDVTSIRPADEVEARAVAIRYLGENAGNRFADSDQHAETQSSVCIRMQPKAWLSNDFSDVVG, encoded by the coding sequence ATGACCAAAGAAGCCCGTGAGCAGTTTCTGGCAGGTGTTCATGTCGGTGTGATCGCTATCGAGCGAACTGACCGGGCCCCATTCGCCGTGGCCATCTGGTACGCCTATGAGCCCGGCGGTGAGGTGTCGATCTTCACGACCGAGGACAACCTCAAGGTCAAGCTGATCCGGGCGGCTGGTCGGTTCTCCATCACTGCTCAACAAGAGCAGCCACCGTACAAGTTCGTCACCGTCGAAGGCGACGTCACGTCAATTCGGCCGGCCGACGAGGTCGAGGCCCGCGCCGTCGCAATCCGGTACCTGGGCGAGAACGCAGGCAACCGGTTTGCCGACTCGGACCAGCACGCGGAAACGCAGTCGTCGGTGTGCATCCGCATGCAGCCCAAGGCGTGGCTCAGCAACGACTTCTCCGACGTCGTTGGATGA
- a CDS encoding serine hydrolase: MTDSTRAFNNPKQIGTLTAFNREDLQSLEIPAVNGIGTARSVAKAYGAAASRGAALDLKPSVIEELVGPATPPTRGRRDEVLRVEANFSLGFSKPFPSFTFGSSDQAFGIPGAGASFGFADPDTGVGFAYAMNKCGFHLWNDPRELVLRHALFHDVLKTRPQA; this comes from the coding sequence TTGACGGACTCCACCCGAGCCTTCAACAACCCCAAACAAATTGGGACCCTGACCGCATTCAATCGCGAAGACCTTCAGTCATTGGAGATCCCGGCGGTCAATGGTATTGGAACCGCGCGCTCGGTCGCCAAGGCCTACGGGGCTGCCGCTTCTCGTGGCGCCGCGCTTGACCTCAAACCGAGCGTGATCGAGGAACTGGTCGGCCCGGCGACACCACCGACGCGTGGACGCCGCGATGAGGTGCTGCGCGTCGAGGCCAACTTCTCGCTGGGTTTTTCCAAGCCTTTTCCGTCATTCACGTTCGGGTCCTCCGACCAGGCGTTCGGAATCCCTGGTGCCGGCGCATCATTCGGTTTCGCCGATCCCGACACCGGTGTGGGATTCGCGTACGCTATGAACAAGTGTGGTTTTCACCTGTGGAACGACCCGAGGGAACTCGTGCTGCGCCACGCCCTCTTCCATGACGTCCTGAAAACGCGGCCGCAGGCCTAG
- a CDS encoding PucR family transcriptional regulator, translated as MRERRPGSVTEVTRGLAEASLADVDTLTDRLVSAIFTDNPEWTDYGSVPREDLREGCRNYLIRVLESLSGRYTGTDDVVEAIARHRADQGVPLEVMLRTFRLGGRIVWEALLARAKTAGVDPDVVPAAGTATWTVIDELSSVLSSAYRDSEQERVRHDEQRRNALIEDLLDRRAGDVGYASRVARELDLPVGGGYLVVVTDVRPDGAPALASPRNTLNGLGFRSLWHSKVDTRVGVVALEQRAAADVISRLRPLVRGRSAASSAVPGLADVGAAYAEAVTALSLVPAGSAELAWLDEHLAEALLVRSPDLAQRLVERNLAGVLARPAREREVLLETLMVWLNEDRSTVNTAARLHCHRNTVLNRLHRITELAGRSLHGRSAYVELSLALSALAIPGTGTEIGQSAQFV; from the coding sequence GTGCGAGAACGACGTCCGGGATCGGTGACGGAGGTGACACGCGGGCTGGCCGAGGCCAGCCTCGCCGACGTCGACACCCTGACCGACCGCCTGGTGTCGGCGATATTCACCGACAACCCGGAATGGACCGACTACGGCAGCGTGCCGCGCGAGGACCTGCGCGAAGGCTGCCGCAACTACCTGATCCGGGTGCTGGAATCGCTGAGCGGGCGGTACACCGGCACCGACGACGTCGTCGAGGCCATCGCCCGACACCGCGCCGACCAGGGTGTGCCGCTGGAGGTCATGCTGCGCACCTTCCGGCTCGGCGGCCGCATCGTGTGGGAAGCACTCCTGGCGCGGGCCAAAACCGCCGGGGTGGATCCCGATGTGGTGCCCGCCGCAGGCACCGCCACCTGGACGGTCATCGACGAGCTGTCCTCGGTCCTGTCGAGCGCCTACCGCGACAGCGAGCAGGAGCGGGTCCGCCACGACGAGCAGCGTCGCAACGCCCTGATCGAGGATCTGCTGGACCGCCGCGCCGGTGACGTCGGGTACGCCAGTAGGGTCGCGCGCGAACTCGACCTACCCGTCGGCGGCGGCTATCTGGTGGTGGTGACCGATGTCCGCCCCGACGGGGCCCCCGCCCTGGCCTCACCGCGAAACACCTTGAACGGACTTGGGTTCCGCTCGCTGTGGCATTCCAAGGTCGACACCCGCGTCGGCGTCGTCGCACTCGAGCAACGGGCCGCGGCTGACGTCATCTCACGGCTACGCCCGTTGGTGCGGGGACGGTCGGCGGCATCATCGGCAGTCCCCGGACTCGCCGATGTCGGGGCCGCCTACGCCGAGGCCGTGACCGCCCTGAGCCTGGTCCCCGCCGGGTCCGCCGAGCTGGCCTGGCTGGACGAACACCTGGCCGAGGCGCTGCTGGTGCGGTCGCCGGATCTGGCCCAACGCCTGGTCGAACGCAATCTCGCCGGTGTGCTGGCCCGGCCCGCCCGCGAACGCGAGGTGCTGCTGGAAACCCTGATGGTCTGGTTGAACGAGGACCGCTCGACTGTCAACACCGCCGCCCGCCTGCACTGTCACCGCAACACCGTGCTGAACCGGCTGCACCGGATCACCGAACTGGCCGGCCGCTCGCTGCATGGCAGGTCCGCCTACGTCGAGCTGTCGCTGGCCCTGTCCGCCTTGGCGATACCGGGGACCGGGACTGAGATTGGGCAGTCCGCCCAATTCGTGTGA
- the lpdA gene encoding dihydrolipoyl dehydrogenase — protein sequence MREFDLLVIGGGPGGYVAAIRAAQLGLSVAVVEKERPGGVCLNWGCIPTKAMLRSAEVLQTVRDAAAYGVRADNVGFDYSAVRDRMTDVVTTLTDGVAGLLKANGVTLIEGHARFTGPTTVDICDVEAGGGPRYAAAPGERADTATSRDVIIATGSTPIPLPVPGADLPGVITSDGAFGLTSVPDRVVIIGGSAVGAEWASLFAAFGSDVTVVEMRDTLVPAEDADIATALKRSFTQRGITVHTGSTVTAIERTDALRVTVNGPKPCEIDTDVVLFGVGRRPNTAELGLPAAGVAVDARGFITVDDQLRTNVEHVYAIGDVTGKALLAHVASHQGLTAADVIAGHDKHIDYTVVPAATFTHPEIASVGLTEAAAVAAGHDVVTGKFPFAALGRARTFGDTEGFVKIVAGQQHGEVLGMHIIGPSASDLITEGALAITLEATLDELADTIHAHPTLGEIGMEAALAALGMPVHITGTKR from the coding sequence GTGCGTGAATTCGATCTGTTGGTCATCGGTGGTGGCCCCGGTGGCTATGTCGCGGCCATTCGTGCTGCGCAACTGGGGCTTTCGGTGGCCGTCGTGGAGAAGGAGCGCCCCGGCGGGGTGTGCCTGAACTGGGGCTGCATCCCCACCAAGGCGATGCTCCGCTCCGCCGAGGTGCTGCAGACGGTACGGGACGCGGCGGCTTATGGTGTGCGAGCCGACAACGTCGGTTTCGACTACAGCGCTGTGCGCGACCGGATGACCGATGTGGTCACCACCCTCACCGACGGGGTCGCCGGCCTGCTGAAGGCCAACGGCGTCACCCTCATCGAGGGGCACGCCCGCTTCACCGGCCCGACCACCGTCGACATCTGCGATGTCGAGGCCGGTGGGGGACCGCGCTATGCCGCCGCGCCCGGCGAACGAGCAGACACGGCGACGTCTCGCGACGTCATCATCGCCACCGGATCCACCCCGATTCCGCTGCCGGTCCCCGGCGCCGACCTGCCCGGTGTGATCACCTCCGACGGCGCGTTCGGCCTCACCAGCGTCCCCGACCGTGTCGTCATCATCGGCGGCAGCGCCGTCGGCGCCGAATGGGCCAGCCTGTTCGCCGCCTTCGGCAGCGACGTCACCGTGGTCGAGATGCGCGACACCCTGGTCCCGGCAGAGGACGCCGATATCGCGACCGCCCTCAAACGCTCCTTCACCCAGCGCGGTATCACCGTGCACACCGGATCCACCGTCACCGCCATCGAACGCACCGACGCCCTGCGGGTAACCGTCAACGGTCCCAAGCCCTGCGAAATCGACACCGACGTTGTGCTTTTCGGTGTCGGCCGCCGCCCCAACACCGCCGAACTCGGCCTGCCGGCGGCCGGTGTGGCCGTCGACGCACGCGGCTTCATCACCGTCGATGACCAACTGCGAACCAACGTCGAGCACGTCTACGCCATCGGTGACGTCACCGGCAAGGCGCTGCTGGCGCACGTCGCTTCCCATCAGGGCCTGACCGCCGCCGATGTCATCGCCGGCCACGACAAGCACATCGACTACACCGTGGTGCCGGCGGCCACCTTCACCCACCCCGAGATCGCCAGCGTCGGGCTCACCGAGGCGGCCGCCGTGGCCGCCGGTCACGACGTCGTCACCGGCAAGTTCCCGTTCGCCGCACTCGGCCGGGCCCGGACCTTCGGCGACACCGAAGGTTTCGTCAAGATCGTCGCCGGCCAACAGCACGGCGAGGTGCTCGGCATGCACATCATCGGACCGTCGGCCAGCGACCTGATCACCGAGGGCGCGCTGGCCATCACCCTCGAAGCCACCCTCGACGAACTGGCCGACACCATCCACGCCCATCCGACCCTCGGTGAGATCGGGATGGAAGCCGCACTCGCCGCGCTCGGCATGCCCGTACACATCACCGGAACGAAACGCTGA
- the pdhA gene encoding pyruvate dehydrogenase (acetyl-transferring) E1 component subunit alpha, protein MTDTIDRPALVGEDADTLRGYYRQMVLIRRFEERAAQGYTQAKIGGYCHLNLGEEATVVGLMAALRPTDYLFTNYREHGYALAKGIDPNRVMAELYGRSTGTSKGWGGSMHMYDTETRLLGGYGIVGGQLPLAVGAALAVDYRGGDDVVMCQMGDGTSNIGAFHESLNLAALWNLPVVFVVINNKLGMGTTVEKASAEPELYRRASAYRMRGERVDGTDVLAVRDIARQLVEQARNEGRPALLEAISHRLRGHSVVDPAKYRAESAVTAAQAADPLVKFKDRLLSSRVLDEATAAELEQSAQHEADAAVAFADASPHPDPSTLFDYTYATPVPGESRRLPADPLF, encoded by the coding sequence ATGACCGATACGATCGACAGGCCCGCACTCGTGGGCGAAGACGCAGACACCCTGCGCGGCTACTACCGCCAGATGGTGTTGATCCGGCGCTTCGAAGAGCGTGCTGCCCAGGGATACACGCAGGCGAAGATCGGCGGCTACTGCCACCTCAACCTCGGTGAAGAAGCCACCGTCGTCGGCCTGATGGCTGCCCTGCGCCCCACCGACTACCTGTTCACCAACTACCGCGAGCACGGCTACGCGCTGGCCAAGGGCATCGACCCCAACCGGGTGATGGCCGAGTTGTACGGCCGCAGCACCGGCACCTCCAAGGGCTGGGGCGGCTCCATGCACATGTACGACACCGAGACCCGGCTGCTCGGCGGTTACGGCATCGTCGGGGGTCAGCTGCCGCTGGCCGTCGGAGCCGCGCTGGCCGTGGATTACCGCGGTGGTGACGATGTGGTGATGTGCCAGATGGGTGATGGCACAAGCAACATCGGCGCCTTCCACGAATCGCTGAACCTCGCCGCTCTGTGGAATCTGCCGGTCGTGTTCGTGGTCATCAACAACAAGCTCGGCATGGGCACCACCGTGGAGAAGGCATCGGCCGAACCAGAGCTCTACAGGCGCGCCTCGGCCTACCGGATGAGGGGGGAGCGCGTCGACGGCACCGACGTCCTGGCGGTGCGCGATATCGCGCGTCAACTCGTCGAGCAGGCCCGCAACGAGGGCAGACCCGCCCTGCTGGAGGCGATCAGCCACCGGCTGCGCGGACACTCGGTGGTCGACCCGGCCAAGTACCGCGCCGAATCCGCGGTCACCGCAGCACAAGCCGCCGACCCGCTGGTCAAGTTCAAAGATCGGCTGCTGAGCTCCCGCGTGCTCGATGAGGCCACCGCCGCCGAATTGGAACAGTCCGCCCAGCATGAGGCCGACGCGGCGGTGGCCTTCGCCGACGCCAGCCCACACCCCGACCCGTCCACCCTGTTCGACTACACCTACGCGACACCCGTACCGGGAGAATCGCGCCGGCTGCCCGCCGACCCGCTGTTCTGA
- a CDS encoding alpha-ketoacid dehydrogenase subunit beta: MSYRESLRDTLRAEMQRDDSVFLIGEEIGVFEGSYKITAGLLKEFGEKRVRDTPIAEEGFVGAAVGAAMLGLRPVVEIMTINFSLLALDQIVNHAAKIYGMFGGQTSVPMVIRTPGGGGQQLGATHSQNIELYYAFVPGLKVVAPSTPADARALLQAAIRDDDPVLFLENLALYNTKGEVPEQFEPIVIGEAAVRRTGTDITLIGYSRMAKIATQVAERLHDQDGISAEVIDLRSLRPLDRDTLIRSVRKTGCAVVAEDDWLTYGIGAEIAASISDGAFDHLDAPVRRVASAEVPLPYAKPLEQAALPSAESLYTAARETLAAVGRL, encoded by the coding sequence ATCAGTTATCGCGAATCGCTGCGCGACACTCTCCGTGCCGAGATGCAGCGCGACGACTCGGTCTTCCTCATCGGCGAAGAGATCGGCGTCTTCGAAGGGTCCTACAAGATCACCGCAGGTCTGCTCAAGGAATTCGGCGAGAAGCGGGTCCGCGACACCCCCATCGCCGAGGAGGGTTTCGTCGGCGCCGCGGTCGGCGCGGCCATGCTGGGGTTGCGCCCCGTCGTGGAAATCATGACCATCAACTTCTCACTGCTGGCGCTGGACCAGATCGTCAACCACGCCGCCAAGATCTACGGCATGTTCGGCGGACAGACCAGCGTGCCCATGGTCATCCGGACCCCCGGCGGCGGCGGGCAGCAACTCGGCGCCACCCACTCGCAGAACATCGAGCTGTACTACGCTTTCGTGCCGGGCCTCAAAGTCGTGGCACCAAGCACACCCGCCGATGCGCGAGCCCTGCTTCAGGCCGCAATCCGCGATGACGACCCCGTGCTCTTCCTGGAGAATCTCGCGCTGTACAACACCAAAGGCGAAGTGCCCGAGCAGTTCGAGCCGATCGTGATCGGCGAGGCGGCGGTCCGACGCACCGGCACCGATATCACCCTCATCGGGTATTCGCGGATGGCCAAGATCGCCACCCAGGTCGCCGAGCGCCTGCACGACCAGGACGGCATCTCCGCCGAAGTGATCGACCTGCGCAGCCTGCGCCCGCTGGACCGTGACACCCTCATCCGGTCGGTCCGCAAGACTGGCTGCGCCGTTGTGGCCGAGGATGATTGGCTGACCTACGGTATCGGCGCCGAGATCGCGGCGTCGATTTCCGACGGTGCCTTTGACCACCTGGACGCACCCGTGCGCCGCGTCGCGTCCGCCGAAGTACCCCTGCCCTATGCCAAACCGCTCGAGCAGGCCGCCCTGCCGTCGGCCGAGTCGCTCTACACCGCGGCCCGCGAGACGCTGGCCGCCGTCGGACGGCTCTGA
- a CDS encoding dihydrolipoamide acetyltransferase family protein — MPTITMPRLSDTMEEGVILTWLKKIGDPVKRGEVLAEIETDKAVMELECYDDGVLERLLVSEGDRVVVGVPIAVIGDGSAVSTEIPAPQGTPGTAPSAPAPSAPRPTITERPDRPKASPLARKIAADKGVDLNSVTGTGPGGRIIRKDVESVPATTPMMNPTSTDSDSEAVALTALQRVAAKRLTESKQTAPHFYLTAAADVTELLAFRETVNDSLRAAGGPKVSVNDFVVRAAAVALRRHPAVNVSFGGDVLYQHRSVHIGVAVAVDAGLVVPVVRDADRKAISQIATDTKELASRARTGKLRPDEMSGGTFTISNLGMYGIEQFAAVINPPEAAILAVGAASEELRLTEGEVVARKILRLTLSADHRAIDGSTGAQFLRDLTALLENPLQLVV; from the coding sequence ATGCCCACGATCACCATGCCTCGCCTCTCCGACACCATGGAGGAGGGTGTCATCCTGACCTGGCTGAAGAAGATCGGCGATCCGGTCAAACGTGGCGAGGTCCTCGCCGAGATCGAAACCGACAAGGCGGTCATGGAATTGGAGTGCTACGACGACGGCGTGCTGGAACGCCTGCTGGTCAGTGAGGGTGATCGCGTGGTCGTCGGCGTCCCGATCGCCGTCATCGGCGACGGTAGCGCCGTCTCCACCGAAATCCCGGCGCCCCAGGGCACCCCTGGAACGGCCCCGTCGGCACCTGCACCGAGTGCGCCTCGCCCCACCATCACCGAACGGCCGGACCGGCCGAAGGCGTCTCCGCTGGCCCGCAAGATCGCCGCCGACAAGGGCGTCGACCTGAATTCCGTTACCGGAACGGGGCCGGGTGGGCGCATCATCCGCAAGGACGTCGAATCCGTGCCTGCCACAACCCCGATGATGAACCCGACCTCAACGGACAGCGATTCGGAGGCCGTGGCGCTCACCGCGTTGCAGCGGGTGGCCGCCAAGCGCCTTACCGAGAGCAAGCAGACCGCACCGCACTTTTACCTGACCGCGGCCGCCGACGTGACCGAACTGCTGGCATTCCGGGAGACGGTCAACGACAGTCTGCGGGCGGCTGGCGGACCCAAGGTCAGCGTCAACGACTTCGTGGTGCGGGCGGCGGCCGTCGCGCTGCGCCGCCACCCCGCGGTGAACGTCTCCTTCGGCGGTGACGTGCTGTATCAGCACCGCAGCGTGCACATCGGCGTGGCCGTCGCTGTCGACGCCGGTCTGGTGGTACCGGTCGTCCGCGATGCCGACCGCAAGGCCATCTCACAGATCGCCACCGACACCAAGGAACTCGCGAGCCGGGCCCGCACCGGCAAGCTCCGCCCCGACGAGATGTCCGGGGGAACCTTCACCATCTCCAACCTCGGCATGTACGGCATCGAGCAGTTCGCCGCGGTGATCAACCCGCCCGAGGCCGCCATTCTGGCCGTCGGTGCGGCAAGCGAGGAATTGCGCCTGACCGAGGGCGAGGTGGTGGCCCGCAAGATCCTGCGCCTGACACTGTCGGCCGACCACCGCGCCATCGATGGCTCGACCGGTGCACAATTCCTGCGCGACCTCACGGCGCTGCTGGAAAACCCCTTGCAACTCGTCGTCTGA
- a CDS encoding WhiB family transcriptional regulator, with the protein MTITRRSQLPVLSPVTERWDWQLAARCRDQDPAVFYGSEGEQRRLKKKRQQRAKSVCAQCTVVAECLRHAVNHQERHGISGGLTEVERRHVDRRSK; encoded by the coding sequence TTGACCATCACCCGTCGATCGCAGCTCCCCGTCCTCAGTCCCGTCACCGAGCGCTGGGACTGGCAGCTGGCCGCACGCTGCCGCGACCAGGACCCCGCGGTGTTCTACGGGTCCGAGGGGGAGCAACGCCGGCTCAAGAAGAAACGCCAACAGCGCGCCAAGTCCGTCTGCGCGCAGTGCACCGTGGTCGCGGAATGCCTGCGGCACGCCGTGAATCACCAAGAGAGACACGGCATCAGTGGTGGACTTACCGAGGTTGAGCGACGTCACGTGGATCGGAGGTCGAAATGA
- the lipA gene encoding lipoyl synthase has protein sequence MTVAPQGRKLLRLEVRNAETPIERKPPWIRTRLRTGPEYTELKSLVRREGLHTVCEEAGCPNIYECWEDREATFLIGGEQCTRRCDFCQIDTGKPAELDRDEPRRVAESVQAMGLRYSTVTGVARDDLPDGGAWLYAETVRQIHMLNPNTSVELLAPDFNAKPEQLSEVFESRPEVFAHNVETVPRIFKRMRPAFRYQRSLDVITAARDFGLVTKSNLILGMGETPEEVRTALVDLHEAGCDIVTITQYLRPSPRHHPVERWVHPEEFVELAEYAKSIGFLGVLAGPLVRSSYRAGKLYAEAAQGRAAFDA, from the coding sequence ATGACGGTGGCACCCCAGGGCCGGAAGTTGCTGCGCCTGGAGGTGCGCAATGCCGAGACGCCGATCGAGCGCAAGCCGCCGTGGATCAGGACGCGGTTGCGCACCGGCCCGGAATACACCGAGCTGAAGAGCCTGGTGCGCCGCGAAGGTCTGCACACCGTGTGCGAGGAGGCGGGCTGTCCCAACATCTACGAATGCTGGGAGGACCGTGAGGCCACCTTCCTCATCGGCGGTGAGCAGTGCACACGCCGGTGCGACTTCTGCCAGATCGACACCGGCAAGCCCGCCGAACTCGACCGCGACGAACCCCGCCGCGTCGCCGAGAGCGTGCAGGCAATGGGCCTGCGCTACTCGACAGTCACCGGCGTGGCCCGCGACGACCTGCCCGACGGCGGCGCCTGGCTCTACGCCGAAACCGTCCGCCAGATCCATATGCTCAACCCGAACACCAGCGTCGAACTGCTCGCCCCCGACTTCAACGCCAAACCCGAACAGCTCTCCGAGGTTTTCGAGTCCCGCCCGGAAGTGTTCGCCCACAACGTCGAAACGGTGCCGCGGATCTTCAAGCGGATGCGCCCGGCCTTCCGGTATCAGCGCAGCCTCGATGTCATCACCGCCGCCCGCGACTTCGGACTGGTGACCAAGTCCAACCTCATCCTCGGCATGGGCGAAACCCCCGAGGAGGTCCGCACCGCACTGGTCGACCTGCACGAGGCCGGCTGCGACATCGTGACCATCACCCAATACCTACGGCCCTCCCCGCGCCACCATCCCGTCGAACGCTGGGTGCACCCGGAAGAGTTCGTCGAGCTCGCCGAATACGCCAAGAGCATCGGCTTCCTCGGGGTGCTGGCCGGTCCGCTGGTTCGTTCCTCCTACCGCGCCGGCAAGCTGTACGCCGAGGCCGCACAGGGAAGAGCCGCCTTCGACGCATAG
- a CDS encoding ClbS/DfsB family four-helix bundle protein — MGVPSSKAELSDAVDKTFEELNADLDRVPLELVRKAVLPGHAKNTVISPADLVAYLIGWNQQVLTWHERRVTGQPDEFPASGVKWNELGKLAQRYYTAHKDDTWSQLRTQLTDSKEQIIALIQSCSDDELYGSPWYGKWTMGRMISLNTSSPYANARRRIRSWLRTL, encoded by the coding sequence ATGGGCGTTCCATCCTCGAAAGCTGAATTGAGTGATGCAGTAGACAAGACCTTCGAAGAGCTCAACGCCGACCTCGACCGAGTGCCGCTCGAACTGGTTCGAAAAGCCGTTCTTCCAGGCCACGCCAAGAACACCGTGATCAGCCCCGCCGATCTGGTGGCTTATCTCATCGGATGGAACCAGCAGGTGCTGACTTGGCACGAGCGTCGAGTCACTGGACAGCCCGACGAGTTTCCCGCGTCGGGGGTGAAGTGGAATGAGCTGGGAAAACTCGCACAGCGCTACTACACCGCGCACAAGGACGACACCTGGTCACAGCTGCGTACTCAGCTCACCGATTCGAAGGAGCAGATCATCGCGTTGATTCAAAGCTGTTCAGACGACGAGCTTTACGGTTCTCCATGGTACGGAAAGTGGACCATGGGACGGATGATTTCGCTGAACACGTCGTCGCCCTACGCCAACGCCCGCAGGCGAATCCGATCGTGGCTACGCACACTTTAG
- a CDS encoding TetR/AcrR family transcriptional regulator, translated as MRSDAAANRSRLITAAEDVFAQHGTQATLEDVARAAGIGPATLYRRFPNKDALVREVLSEFFGRLLTAAQEAHAAPDEQCVSVFLYTVGAELVRKSGLSAYLWGDLAPEPLVEELRQQSAALLSRAQRSGAIRHDVTPADVTATIWALRGIVAAGGAGDLWRRHLDTVLRGLCASVAVDRQAGSTP; from the coding sequence ATGAGAAGCGATGCGGCAGCCAACCGCAGCCGATTGATCACAGCCGCCGAGGATGTGTTTGCGCAGCACGGAACCCAGGCGACTCTGGAGGATGTGGCGCGGGCCGCAGGGATCGGCCCGGCAACGCTCTACCGGCGGTTTCCGAACAAGGACGCACTGGTCCGCGAAGTGCTGAGCGAATTCTTCGGCCGCCTACTGACGGCCGCTCAGGAAGCGCACGCGGCACCCGACGAGCAATGCGTAAGTGTCTTCCTCTACACCGTGGGCGCCGAACTCGTTCGCAAGAGCGGGTTGTCGGCCTACCTGTGGGGCGACCTTGCACCAGAACCGCTCGTTGAGGAACTCCGACAGCAATCGGCCGCCCTGCTCTCGCGCGCCCAACGATCCGGGGCGATCCGGCATGACGTCACGCCGGCCGACGTTACGGCGACCATCTGGGCGCTACGCGGCATCGTCGCGGCCGGTGGTGCCGGCGACCTCTGGCGACGACACCTCGACACTGTGTTGCGTGGGCTGTGCGCGTCCGTGGCAGTAGATCGTCAGGCAGGTTCGACACCATGA
- a CDS encoding aldo/keto reductase has translation MARVRIGHSELNVRPVGLGCMGMSQSYGQADDSTSIRTIRSALDLGVDHLDTSDVYGASDITWGVPIRGFGHNEELIGKAISGRRDDVVLATKFAARINETNDGIAIDGRPEYVTAACEASLRRLGTDVIDLYYYHRLDPRVPIEETVGAMAELVSAGKVRAIGLSEVGPQTLRQAHAVHPIAALQSEYSLWERGIEGDIAETCAALGVTLVAYSPLGRSALTGALAADATFAKGDLRATNPRFTAENLGTNLAPVAALNALADQKGCRPGQLALAWLLSRPFPVVTIPGTKRIEYVAENLAATNVALSADESAYLSECFAPGTIVGDRYAPVHAQTVAQR, from the coding sequence ATGGCACGGGTACGGATCGGTCACTCGGAGCTGAATGTTCGACCGGTCGGTCTCGGTTGCATGGGGATGTCGCAAAGCTATGGGCAAGCGGACGACTCGACATCGATACGGACCATCCGTTCTGCGCTCGACCTTGGGGTGGACCACCTCGACACCTCAGACGTCTACGGAGCTTCCGACATCACCTGGGGCGTCCCGATCCGCGGCTTCGGACACAATGAGGAGCTGATCGGTAAGGCCATTTCCGGGCGGCGCGATGACGTGGTGCTGGCGACGAAGTTCGCCGCCCGGATCAACGAAACCAACGACGGGATTGCCATCGATGGCCGACCCGAGTATGTGACGGCCGCGTGCGAAGCCAGCCTGCGCCGGCTGGGCACCGATGTGATCGACCTGTACTACTACCACCGGCTGGACCCACGAGTCCCTATCGAGGAAACGGTCGGCGCGATGGCTGAGCTGGTGAGTGCGGGCAAGGTCCGGGCGATCGGCCTCAGTGAGGTGGGACCGCAGACTTTGCGGCAAGCGCACGCAGTGCACCCGATAGCCGCATTGCAGAGCGAGTACTCCCTCTGGGAGCGCGGGATCGAGGGTGATATCGCGGAGACTTGTGCCGCGTTGGGTGTCACGCTGGTCGCCTATAGCCCGCTGGGCCGCTCTGCGCTCACTGGAGCGTTGGCCGCAGATGCGACGTTCGCGAAGGGTGATCTGCGCGCCACCAACCCCCGCTTCACCGCGGAAAACCTGGGCACGAATCTGGCCCCAGTGGCCGCACTCAACGCGCTGGCCGACCAAAAGGGTTGTCGGCCAGGACAACTGGCGCTGGCCTGGTTGTTGTCGCGACCGTTCCCCGTGGTGACGATTCCCGGCACCAAGCGCATCGAGTACGTCGCAGAGAATCTCGCTGCCACCAACGTCGCCCTCAGCGCTGACGAATCGGCCTACCTCTCAGAGTGTTTCGCGCCCGGAACCATCGTCGGTGACCGGTACGCCCCCGTGCATGCGCAAACCGTGGCCCAGCGCTGA